A stretch of DNA from Pelosinus sp. IPA-1:
CTGTGGACTTGATCAATGCAGTGACTTCATCTCCGACTTTTAATCCTAAATCATCAATTGAATCCGTAGTGATAGTAGCGACAATTTCATCACCTTTATAGTCAACTACAACTTTGGCCATTACAGTGCCTTTTACTACCTCTTTGACAATACCTTGCAATTTGTTTCTACCGCTGATTTTCATAGTAATATCCCCTCTCTTATTATAATTTTGCACAAAGAGCTAAGCTCTTGGATACAAACTTTATCATCATTTTATATTTTCACATAGTTAGCTATATAAAATACATTCTATGTTATCTGTATGTCCAATAAAATGTTGTCAATTTGTCCACCACTACGTAACAATTCCCGAATCGCCAGCATTTTTTGATCTATTCTAGTCAATGTCACTAGATTTTCTCGTTCTTTCTCGGAGGTTTCAATGACCCTACAGATACCGCCATTTTTAATCACAATCCTTTTATCCCCCATCAATGCCAATATGGGGTCATGAGTTGCCATGAGTACAATTTTTTGTTTATCAATCAATAATCGTAAGGCCTTTTGACGATCAATACCTGCATTTTCAATTTCATCAATCAAGACAATCGGTGATGAACTTAAATAGGCCGTATCGGCAATCATTAAGGCCCGAGATTGCCCTCCACTTAACGATGTAATAGGTGTATCTGGTGTAAATTGTTCTCCTGCCAATTCATTGGCTTTGGCGATAATATGACTTTTTATTTCTTCTATATTCTCCAACATCCTACTTTCTGCATGCATACTGACAAATTCGTCTACTGTTAGATCCATAATAAAATTCATATTTTGCGAAAGCTGGGCTACCAACTTATGTTCAACAGAATAACGGCATTTCATATCAGGCAACTGCCCATTTATCAGTATTTTGCGATTCGTGGGTGTATCTTCTTGTGCCACCCATTCAATATCGGCAAGTAATCTGCTCTTGCCAGAACCAGTAGGCCCCACAATGCAGACAATTTCCCCTGCCTGTATTGTCAGTTCTATCTCTTCTGATTTTCCATACTTGTCATTGCCGCCTAAGATAGTAATTGACTGGATTTTGATCTTATCTTCTTTTAATTTCTCCATTTGTATCATAAACAAAAGAAATTGATCCAGTAATTCTTGGCGTCCTATCCCTAAATCCTGTAGCGCATCTTCCTCTATCGCAGCAAAATATTGAGCAACAGAACATTCTTCACTTTGCTGAAGATTCGGTAGTGAGGAAAAAAAGTCCATCGCATAGGGGTACTTACTAAATAATTGTTTCAATGTCATTAGGCTTAGACTATCCCACATGGCACTCCCACCTTCCTAGTAACATAAGTCCGTTATTATCTATCTCTTCAACTCAGATCCATTTTACGTACATTGCCCATCTGAAAGTTTTGACCAATGCGGGTTTGCCCTAAACAATAGGAACAGGTAGCTGCTGGCATAGAAAATCTTAAATGATAATCCGTAAGACTTTCCACACTTTCAGATTTTTTAAACATCTGACCAACTTCCCGAGCCCCTTGACCTGTAATACCATTTACATGAACAATCATAGCACTTGGATTTGCCTGTTTTACTCGAAAGGCAAATACTTCCCGTTCGGCCTGGGAAACAATATCCCCTTTTGTAATAATAACTATATCAGCTAATTTAAGCATAGGGCCCACTTTCCTCGGAGTGTTTACGCCGCTCAAATTATCAATCACACATACTGCCATGACATTACGAATATGAGGAGAACACCGATTACATAAACCGGCACTTTCCGTAATTAACAAATCCAATTTATTTTTTTGCGCCCACGCCAAGCAATCCTGGATATTACTCACAAAAAAATGATCTGGACAAATATTCCCCGACAGACCGATCTTTGCTTCAATGCCCTTTTTTTGATATAAAATCTGATCTTGGGTAGATAGGCAATCAAATTTCACCACCCCCACTTTCAGTTTTTCATCTTGAAGAGCTTCAATAATTTTTATTATTACTGAGGTTTTCCCTGCTGAAGGCGGTCCTGCAACGGTTATTAACTGCATATTTTCTTTCCTCCACGACGATAGACACTCATAAACTTATCATTCATTGTTTCCACGAGAACTTTCATATCATGGTTCTTTATAAAGTCCCAGCCTAACCACTTTAAATTTGCCTTTTCAGGAAGCGTATTTTTTACATCAACGTGCACAGCAGGAAAATGTGCATCAGAACAAATCCTCCCAATCTCAGGCCCCATCAAATAATCCGTCAACTCTTGCAGCTCTTGCATTTTATCCTTTTTTATCAACACAGAGACGGGATAACTCAGCGCCCCTTCTTCTGGCCATATTACCTTTATATTTTTACATTCCTTCATTGTTTTGTAAAAGAAGTAAGGCATAATATGAATAGGCGGTACATCACTACGATTACTAGTTAACTCTTTTATCATTTGCGCCGGATGTAAACCATATTTAACCGAACGTCCTAATTGTTCAACACCAGTTTCCCCATAATCTTTATAATAATTCATTTGTACAACATCGCAGAAAATATCGCCATGCCCCCGCATCACCACTTTATTTTCATAAACAGGCTTTAACAAATCACCCCATGATTGGGGCATGGGAGCGTCTCCGAGACGATTTTCATCCACTGCCATAACTAGAATATTAATCGCGATCACACTAAAATGACCATCAGGATCAATAATACCACTTTCGGCTAGGCGAGAATTTATAGGACGGTTTATTACATCGGCGAAGACTCCTTTCGCAACAAACCGCTCCATGAAATTTTTATAAAAAAAACTATAGCCAGCAGTCATGATGATATCAGGTATTTCATCAGCCTCTTCAAAATACTCTAGATAATCTTCGTAATCGAGATGATCATTAAAGAAAGATTCAATACAATAATTTAGCGGCAGTTTTTTTTCTTCTCGCAAATAATCTAAAAAAAGTTTCAATTCACTCTGCATAGGAACTTTTAAGGGACAAGGCAGTAAAGACAACATATTTAAATGCTTCGAACTATTTTCAAGCACAGTAGTCTCTAGCTTTTTATATCCTTGTCTTTCGGCAATTTTTTCTTCTAATAACAAGATAAATGGTGCTGGATTTATGCCCTTACTCTTTAAAGCCGTTTTTAATTTTAAAACCACTCCTAACTGCTTTATGACTGTATCATCGGCGAAAATGGAAAATCCATTATTAATAAATACCTCTCGCGTTTCAGGATAAATCTTTATAATTTCACCAATTGTCATAGTAAGCTGTATCCGTTCCACGCCGTTCCCTCCTAGCATTTTTACAACATATTATTTGTTACTATAGCCATTTTGCTTTTAAGTTGATGCCATTTAAAACTAATTGATACGAGTTTAAAATAAAAACCGACTCGAGGCGCATAAATACACCTTAGTCGGTACGTCGTTGTACATAAAACATTATACTTTGATATAGCTTTATTATACATATATGTTACATCGCATTCAATCTATTTATTTTATTTATTAGAAAAGCTAACATTCTACTAGATCGTAAATTGTTAGCTTTTCTATATAAATAAAAAAAGAAATCAATGTTTTAACCACAGAGGCGCAGAGAACACAGAGAAAAATAGATAGAATTAAAAATTCCTCAGCGTACTCTGCGCCTCTGCGGTTAAATCGTTATTCTTTTCTTTCCTTCTAAATAACAGATCTGACAATAGCAAAGAATTTATCATGAATTACTGCGCTTTTGGGTTAAACAATTGATCTGTTTCCACCGTGTTCTCTTTGGCCGTCATTTCCTGTGGTGTCAGTCGATACACCAAAACCCCATTCCCATCCATTCCAGAACGATACTTCTCAATCAAAGTACTGGTTAAAGGATGATCGTAATACTTTGGCATAAATTTCTCCAGCAATTCCTGGAGAACTGTGGCAGCCTCTTCATAATCAGTCACTTTTTCAGCGGTACCGAAAAGCATTACACTCATATAGGAGGTATCGGCATGACAAGGCACCGGATCGGTCACAGTGCCGTGTTCTTTATAGACTGTGAACGAAACGGGCGGCTTTTGGGAAAGGATCGTTACCTTTTTACCTGACCCCATGCCATGAAAGTAAATAGAGCCATTGTACCATACATAATTAACTGGCACGGCGTAGGGCAAACCATCACTTACCATTGCAAGCACGCCTGTTCTTTCTCGTGAAAGAAACGTTTCAATTTTACTTTGATCTGTGCAATTTCTCTTGGTATAACTAACCTGATGCATCATAGCTCCCCCTCTCTGTACATTTTCTCTAATTGCGTAAGAAACTGATTCATCCACATATTATTTTGCTCAATGTATTCAGGATGAGTCAAGAGTTCTTCCGGTGCCTGCACATAAATATCCGGTACCATTTCGTCTCGGCAATTTTCTACGAGGCCTTCAATGATGGAAGGCGTGTTCTCCATATGATATTGAAACCCAAATACTCTTTTTTTATAAATGAAGGCCTGATGTTTGCAAGCTTGGCTTTGGGCTATACACTCAGCATCTTCTGGCAGAACACTGAACGTGTCGCCATGCCACTGAAATACAACTGGCTGCTCAGGGAAAAATGAAAATAGTGGTGATAACCTGGCCGCCTCACTCAAATGGACAGGAAACCAGCCAATTTCCTTATAAGGATTTTGGGTTACTTTGCCGCCTATACAATCGGCAATCAATTGACCTCCGAGACATAGACCAATAATTACTTTACCAGATGCAATGGCTTCCCCAATGAATGTCTTTTCAGCGGCAAGCCATGGATATTGATCTTCTTCATAGATGTTCATCGGCCCCCCCATAACCACAAGCCAATCAAAATCCTGCTGCTGGGGAAGAGGGCCATTTTGATATAATTGCGTATTGGTTATAACATGATCATTGTCCTTTGCCCATATTAGAATGCTGCCGGGATTTTCAAATGGAACATGCTGTAAATAGTGGAGTCTCATACTTATTACGATCCTTTCAAAACTAATTTTAAAGGGAATCCTATTCACCACAATCGCCACAAGTTACGTTCATATAACTAAACTTCGATTTTCTCACGAGGGGCACTGCATAAGCAGCAGGTTTTGTTATCCTATTCTGCAATAGAGCTATATACCCTTCTGGCAAGCCTTGTTCTTTTGCGCTTTGTATAATGAAATTTAAATATTCGCTGCTAGGAGGCGTCTCCTCGCCGCCTTTATCTTTTTTATAAATCACAGCATCGATTGCTCTTTGCTCACTATCAATTACATCCAGTGGATAGTGAAAATACTGTCCTGTACCATCAAAACGAGCATCTACATACATATCCAGTTGCTCGCGATCAAAGAACTGCAGCTCGTATAATACACCCCAAACTTCCGAATTGGGATCAGTAACTACCGTTTCCTGCGCTCCGTCCCAAATGGCAGAATATCCATAAAATTCAACTCTATAACCAGGCAAACGAGCAATGCCAACTACCTTTGGGTTCAAACATCGCTGCTGCATTTGCGCCAAATTCATATTAGAACCATAGGCGAAATAATGGTGAGCAATTGTCTTCATTATTTTTCTCCTCTTTTTGAAAACTTAATAAAAGTTGAAGATTACACTCTTCAATCATCATGAAGATACTACTCTCCCTCATACTCACTACATAATCATGCGACAGATTGATCCTACCACGGGACGATAAGGAAATAAAGGCCTGTTACTTGCTTTTGCTACTAACTCCGCTAATGAACCTAAAGCACCTGACTCAACGCCACAATGATAGCCATAAAATTTTTCTAAGGAAGCCACAACCTCCTCTAATGATGCATTTCCCGCCCGTTCACCAATTCCTGCTAACGTAACACTTGCAAATTCAGCTCCAGCCTGAAAGGCAGCTAACGTATTTGCTGTCGCCAAACCAAAATCATTATGACCATGAAACTCGATCGGCAGGGAACATCGACTAACTAAGTTTTGCAAACGATCGAAAGTCATGAAAGGATCTAGACAGCCTACCGTATCGGCAAACCGTATCCTCATAGCCCCAAACTGAGCAGCGACATCCGCAAAACGCAAGAAAAATTCTGGATCAGCCCTGGAAGTGTCTTCTGCCCCTACAGTGAAATCACAACCATAACTTTGAACTAACTGCAACGCCGTTTTTAATTGATTAATAACCCATTTCCGATCCTTTTTTAGTTTGTAGTCAATATGCAGATCAGACACAGGCAAAGAAATATGAATACAAGAAAACCCACAGGACAAGGATGCACGAATATCTGCCAAATCCGCTCGATTCCAGGCAATCAAGGTTGCGTGCAAAGGCAAAGCCAAAAGAGTACGCAAGGTTTCCTGTTCTTCTTGCCCCATGGCTGGAGTACCAGCCTCAATCCAGGAAACACCAGCCCGGTCAAGTGCAATCGCCATAGTTATTTTTTCTTCTGTAGAAAAAACAACACCAGCCGATTGTTCACCATCACGAAAGGTTGTATCGACAATTTGAAATCTGGTCTTATGATCCACAATAAGCGCCTCCCTACCTTCATAAGCCATTAACTAATCTGACTGTTTTGTAGTTCATCTCTGTGCCAATATAATTGATGCAGTTGCAAATCAGATAATGGGCTTTTTTGCATGGAAGCAATTCTCCTTACTTTTTCCAGCATATGCAGCGCTTCTGTCTGACTTAGGTCTAAATTCCACTGCAAGAATTTAATCCTAAGAGAAGCCGTCCCAGAATGTTTACCAATTACCAATTGCCGTGTTTGCCCGACTTCTTCCGGCTCTATGACTTCATAGAGTAAAGGATTTTTAGTAATACCATCAACATGTATTCCTGATTCATGGGCGAATACATCGCGACCAATTAAAGCCTTATCCACAGGTAACTGTACTCCCATATACGACAATATCTGTATGCAATCCGCTGTTAAGGAAATTCCAGACGGCATTTGTTCCTGTTTCCATAAATGTTTGACCACCATTAAGACTTCTTCCATAGCAGCATGATTTGGCGATCCGACACCACTGACGGCTGCTGCTACATATTGAACTCCCGACCTGAGGGCTGCTAGACTATTAGCGCTGGCTAATCCGTAAGCATTATGCCCATGAAATTCCATAGGACAAGGTATCGTCCGCTGCAATTTTTCTAATTTGCGATAAACGCCAAACGGCTCTAGAGCACTTCCTATATCTTGATAAATCAAGCGTTTCACTTGATACCGAACTAGCAGGGACCAATAAAGCGTTAGTTCAGAAGTAGAAAGTTCTGCAGCATTTTCAATGCATACATATACTTCCTGCGCAAATTCTTGGGCTGCAGCTAATGCATCTGCAAGCTGATCCATTGATGGATGCAAAGGCTGATGACACCAGGTAATGATTAACCTTGTAAACCCCATCTGTTTTGCTTCTGCTATTTCTTCTAAGGAGGAGTGAGTTTTACAACGCAACAAAGGTAGTAAAAGGGACTGTTCTAAACTAGTACCACTTCTTTGCAAATGATGCAATGATACATCTACCGTTTCTATTGAATATTTCTTTAAAAGTGGTATCATCAGCTCAATAGCAGCTATCGGTGTACCTAAGCGCAATGCTTCGTTTATCGTCTGATCAACCACCATAACCATTTGTTTCATTTCTATCACTCTCCCGCCTATTTTTTAAATGCTCCCCTTCTATGAGAGTTGCTGTTGTGCAAACAGTAATCCTTGCTCAACGGTATCACAATATTCTACACTGACAATGCCACGTTCCAGAAGTTTCTGCTGGGCATGATAACCGATACGCATGGTAAGTACTGCATCACAGTCAGCAATGGTATCAATTAATGCCTCGCGGCGTAACTGCTCTTCCTCACAATCATCCATTCCTAAACAGTATTTATCAACTTGACGGGTTTCCGTAAGGGAAATTCCTGTACCAGCTATTTCATAAATCAAAAATTCTGTGGCATGACCGAAATGCAGGTTAACTAATTTCCCTTGTTTAGAAGTTACAGCCACCTTCATTTTCTTTTCCTGTACCCCTTGTTCAACACTTGCTGGCAAAGGTGTAAGTGGTGACTCATTATCCCGAAATTCTTGGGAACGATCCGCGCCAAGCAGTCCAATGGCATCCGCACGGCATTGCTTGCAGTGGCGCATCTGCATGACATCTAATTCACAGGAATTTCTCATTTCATTGACATCTTTCATGGTAGTTTGGGGAAAGCTTTCAAAAACACTGCCCGGGGCTGGAATCAGCGGCATAATATTGGTAATATAAACACCAAGTTCCTTCATCTTCTTAACGACTTCTGGGATATGGAGATCATTGATGCCTTTTAACATGACAATATTAATTTTTACGACGATTCCCTGGCTTGTGAGTTTTTGAATGCCAGTTAATTGATTTTCAATCAGAATTTTTACGCCCGCTTCCCCTTCATAATGCTGTCCTTTATAGTTAATATGCTTATAGACCTTCGCCCCAATAACAGGATCTAAACAATTTACCGTTACTGTCACATGAGTTACACCAAGCTCCACAATTTCCTGGGCATATTCTGGCAATAGCAGCCCGTTTGTTGAAAGACAAAAAACAATTTGCGGGTTTTCCTCGCGAATTAAGCGTATCGTCTCCCGCGTATTTTCCCAATCCGCTAAAGCATCCCCAGGCCCTGCAATTCCTACCACACTAAGCTTTTCAACCGTTGCACTTACTCTGTCATATTTCTTTTTAGCCGCCTGTGGCGTAAGTATTTCACTAGTTACACCTGGACGACTCTCATTTACACAATCAAATTTACGATTACAATAATTGCAGCTAATATTACAGTAAGGCGCAACAGGCAGATGCATCCTGGCAAATTTTTGATGAGCGTCAAAAGAGTAACAGGGATGCTTCTGGTTTTTTTCCAACAAAGCAGCAGCCATTTGCATTTTGGTATCCGACGTTGAACCTGGGCAATCCATATTCTTCACCTCAAACTTCTTCTATAATGGTTCTGCCAGAACCTGATCATCATCAGGAACTGGCAGAATCCTATAAGATTACAGTCAATCATTTCATGCGCTTACCAAACATTGAGAACCCATTCCTTGTTCTTCTTGTACTCCATATCAGTAAACAGCGTATTTGCCATCTCTTCGGCTAGCCACGTGGCTCCTGTGTAGCCAACGACTGGATGACGATGCAGTCCCGCACGGTCGTAAGTGGGGAAGCCTACGCGCACCATGGGAATATTGTAATCGATCGAGATAAACCGCCCCTTAGAATGACCGAGAATCAGATCCAGCTCAAGTCCCTCGTTCTTAATCCGGTTTTCCAGTTCCCACAAATCCGCATTCATAATGATTTCCATATCAAATGCAACATTTTCCTGCAGCGCTTTAATGCGGGGATCGTTAGGATAAGACGTGTTATCATCTCCTAGCAGCAGCAGCATTGGTTTCATCTCCAGATCAAGACAAAACTCTGCAAGACCGACGACCAGATCAGCATTCCCGTAGATAGCGACTTTCTTATCAGCAAAAAACATATGAGTAAGATCAGTCAGGGCATCAATAGCTATGCCTCGCTCACGAACCAGAGGCTCAGGTATTGGCTTGCCGGTCATCTTCTTCACGTTCTGAAGAAAGATATCCGTGTTTCGAATGCCGATGGGAGTCGGCCCAATAATGGTAGGAATATCGAATTCGTTTTCCAGATATTTAGCGGCTTGGCCGCCTTCATACCTGTTTAGCGCAATCGTTCCCAGAGCATTTGCCGTTCCTGTCAGATCCTCAATCGTCGTGTTACCATAGGATACAGCATTGCCGTCTGGCATAAGAGGGGAGTCGAAGCTCTCGATTTCGAACAGAACCGTCGCATCTACCTGCATTTCTGCTAAAAGGTGTTTGAGTGCTGTTACGTCTCCAGGATTAACCCATCCCGTTAACAGGTTAATTTTTCCGTTTGGTTGATCTTTCTTGGCAAAATGACTTACAATATCCTTCACTGCAACATCATAGCCGCTTACCATGCTTCCCTTAAAGCTGGGTGAATGAATGGGAATCAGATGAACTTCCCGACCAGCATATTTTTCTTTCAAAAGTCCATTATTCAGCTTTAATACAACACCATCAATATCATCACCGATAACCTCCGTCGAACAGGTGGAAATAATGGGTATTACTTTCACATGAGGATATCGCATCAAAAGCACATCGACTGCTTCTTCTACACGATGAGTAGCACCAAACACTGCACCATCTTCATGCAGAGAAGAGGACGCAATCTCAAAACTCTCCTTGAAATGCTGGGAGAACAGCAGGCGGACGAACATAACGCAGCCCTGCCCTCCATGAACGATCCCAATACATTCCTTTATTCCTATACTGGCATACTGCGCGCCACAAGGCTGGCATGTTAATATTGGATTGATAACGCCGGCACGCTCTTTGTTTTTCACTTCACAATGCATAGAAATACTCCTTTTCTTCTTTGTTTATTTTGCGTCCGCCGTGACGGCACAGTTTTTATTTGTACTCTTTAATAGTGAGGGTCGGTAAGCTCGGCATTCAGGGATCCCGTTATGGTTAAGTAATCCATGCGGTCTTTCAGTCCCTGCATAAGCAGCTTAATTTCACCTTTGTCTAACGTAGTCAACCAGGAATAACGCTCTTTAAAAGCATCCGCCAAACATACCGCATCTACCCAATACACTTTATCCGTAGGAGTTTCTTTTTCAACAGGTTCTTCGCATAATATCTGCATGGTCTTAGTCAGGATACCCTCGTTTTGCTTTTCTCTATCCCAGGCACGGGAGTGAAACTGCCACAAACAATTTTTCATAATATAATCTACTAGTTGTTCAACTCTGTCTTTCATCATATCCTCCATAACTATCCTCCCTTACACCGCCGAGAGTTTTTTTTTCGCTGGGAAATCTGGATACGTCTTGTTACGCAATGCCGTAATGGTTTCATAGTTACCCGTATATTCCCGCAAATCCTTGGAAAAAGTTATTTCTTCACTTAAATTCACATCGGAAATCATCTTTTGTGTTAAGAAATTTGTCTCGGTAGGTATTTCATCTTTGCTGATATCCACAAAGGAAAGCTGATGAATGGGGGAATAAATTCCATTGTAGATATCCCGGGCAAATCTTACCCAGCCTTCAAAACCTTTATATGGACCATTATGGTACGCATGGGCATTGAGGTAAGGAACCCGAAGTTTTTTAGCAACTTCACCAGGACGCTTCCCGGTGAATATAATATCAGGCTTCAAGATTTCCAAAGCTTCCAGTGCTTCTAATTCATTGGGATCATCGATAGCAAGGGCACCTTCTTCACAGCGGGCAATGCCCTTTTCCATATCACCTTGGTGACCAAATTTCGTATATACGGAGACAACCTC
This window harbors:
- a CDS encoding TOBE domain-containing protein: MKISGRNKLQGIVKEVVKGTVMAKVVVDYKGDEIVATITTDSIDDLGLKVGDEVTALIKSTEVMIIK
- a CDS encoding ATP-binding cassette domain-containing protein; protein product: MWDSLSLMTLKQLFSKYPYAMDFFSSLPNLQQSEECSVAQYFAAIEEDALQDLGIGRQELLDQFLLFMIQMEKLKEDKIKIQSITILGGNDKYGKSEEIELTIQAGEIVCIVGPTGSGKSRLLADIEWVAQEDTPTNRKILINGQLPDMKCRYSVEHKLVAQLSQNMNFIMDLTVDEFVSMHAESRMLENIEEIKSHIIAKANELAGEQFTPDTPITSLSGGQSRALMIADTAYLSSSPIVLIDEIENAGIDRQKALRLLIDKQKIVLMATHDPILALMGDKRIVIKNGGICRVIETSEKERENLVTLTRIDQKMLAIRELLRSGGQIDNILLDIQIT
- a CDS encoding GTP-binding protein gives rise to the protein MQLITVAGPPSAGKTSVIIKIIEALQDEKLKVGVVKFDCLSTQDQILYQKKGIEAKIGLSGNICPDHFFVSNIQDCLAWAQKNKLDLLITESAGLCNRCSPHIRNVMAVCVIDNLSGVNTPRKVGPMLKLADIVIITKGDIVSQAEREVFAFRVKQANPSAMIVHVNGITGQGAREVGQMFKKSESVESLTDYHLRFSMPAATCSYCLGQTRIGQNFQMGNVRKMDLS
- a CDS encoding ABC transporter substrate-binding protein, producing MERIQLTMTIGEIIKIYPETREVFINNGFSIFADDTVIKQLGVVLKLKTALKSKGINPAPFILLLEEKIAERQGYKKLETTVLENSSKHLNMLSLLPCPLKVPMQSELKLFLDYLREEKKLPLNYCIESFFNDHLDYEDYLEYFEEADEIPDIIMTAGYSFFYKNFMERFVAKGVFADVINRPINSRLAESGIIDPDGHFSVIAINILVMAVDENRLGDAPMPQSWGDLLKPVYENKVVMRGHGDIFCDVVQMNYYKDYGETGVEQLGRSVKYGLHPAQMIKELTSNRSDVPPIHIMPYFFYKTMKECKNIKVIWPEEGALSYPVSVLIKKDKMQELQELTDYLMGPEIGRICSDAHFPAVHVDVKNTLPEKANLKWLGWDFIKNHDMKVLVETMNDKFMSVYRRGGKKICS
- a CDS encoding pyridoxamine 5'-phosphate oxidase family protein — its product is MMHQVSYTKRNCTDQSKIETFLSRERTGVLAMVSDGLPYAVPVNYVWYNGSIYFHGMGSGKKVTILSQKPPVSFTVYKEHGTVTDPVPCHADTSYMSVMLFGTAEKVTDYEEAATVLQELLEKFMPKYYDHPLTSTLIEKYRSGMDGNGVLVYRLTPQEMTAKENTVETDQLFNPKAQ
- a CDS encoding type 1 glutamine amidotransferase encodes the protein MRLHYLQHVPFENPGSILIWAKDNDHVITNTQLYQNGPLPQQQDFDWLVVMGGPMNIYEEDQYPWLAAEKTFIGEAIASGKVIIGLCLGGQLIADCIGGKVTQNPYKEIGWFPVHLSEAARLSPLFSFFPEQPVVFQWHGDTFSVLPEDAECIAQSQACKHQAFIYKKRVFGFQYHMENTPSIIEGLVENCRDEMVPDIYVQAPEELLTHPEYIEQNNMWMNQFLTQLEKMYREGEL
- a CDS encoding gamma-glutamylcyclotransferase family protein — its product is MKTIAHHYFAYGSNMNLAQMQQRCLNPKVVGIARLPGYRVEFYGYSAIWDGAQETVVTDPNSEVWGVLYELQFFDREQLDMYVDARFDGTGQYFHYPLDVIDSEQRAIDAVIYKKDKGGEETPPSSEYLNFIIQSAKEQGLPEGYIALLQNRITKPAAYAVPLVRKSKFSYMNVTCGDCGE
- a CDS encoding homocitrate synthase, with the protein product MDHKTRFQIVDTTFRDGEQSAGVVFSTEEKITMAIALDRAGVSWIEAGTPAMGQEEQETLRTLLALPLHATLIAWNRADLADIRASLSCGFSCIHISLPVSDLHIDYKLKKDRKWVINQLKTALQLVQSYGCDFTVGAEDTSRADPEFFLRFADVAAQFGAMRIRFADTVGCLDPFMTFDRLQNLVSRCSLPIEFHGHNDFGLATANTLAAFQAGAEFASVTLAGIGERAGNASLEEVVASLEKFYGYHCGVESGALGSLAELVAKASNRPLFPYRPVVGSICRMIM
- a CDS encoding pyruvate carboxyltransferase; translated protein: MKQMVMVVDQTINEALRLGTPIAAIELMIPLLKKYSIETVDVSLHHLQRSGTSLEQSLLLPLLRCKTHSSLEEIAEAKQMGFTRLIITWCHQPLHPSMDQLADALAAAQEFAQEVYVCIENAAELSTSELTLYWSLLVRYQVKRLIYQDIGSALEPFGVYRKLEKLQRTIPCPMEFHGHNAYGLASANSLAALRSGVQYVAAAVSGVGSPNHAAMEEVLMVVKHLWKQEQMPSGISLTADCIQILSYMGVQLPVDKALIGRDVFAHESGIHVDGITKNPLLYEVIEPEEVGQTRQLVIGKHSGTASLRIKFLQWNLDLSQTEALHMLEKVRRIASMQKSPLSDLQLHQLYWHRDELQNSQIS
- the nifB gene encoding nitrogenase cofactor biosynthesis protein NifB, translating into MDCPGSTSDTKMQMAAALLEKNQKHPCYSFDAHQKFARMHLPVAPYCNISCNYCNRKFDCVNESRPGVTSEILTPQAAKKKYDRVSATVEKLSVVGIAGPGDALADWENTRETIRLIREENPQIVFCLSTNGLLLPEYAQEIVELGVTHVTVTVNCLDPVIGAKVYKHINYKGQHYEGEAGVKILIENQLTGIQKLTSQGIVVKINIVMLKGINDLHIPEVVKKMKELGVYITNIMPLIPAPGSVFESFPQTTMKDVNEMRNSCELDVMQMRHCKQCRADAIGLLGADRSQEFRDNESPLTPLPASVEQGVQEKKMKVAVTSKQGKLVNLHFGHATEFLIYEIAGTGISLTETRQVDKYCLGMDDCEEEQLRREALIDTIADCDAVLTMRIGYHAQQKLLERGIVSVEYCDTVEQGLLFAQQQLS
- the anfK gene encoding Fe-only nitrogenase subunit beta codes for the protein MHCEVKNKERAGVINPILTCQPCGAQYASIGIKECIGIVHGGQGCVMFVRLLFSQHFKESFEIASSSLHEDGAVFGATHRVEEAVDVLLMRYPHVKVIPIISTCSTEVIGDDIDGVVLKLNNGLLKEKYAGREVHLIPIHSPSFKGSMVSGYDVAVKDIVSHFAKKDQPNGKINLLTGWVNPGDVTALKHLLAEMQVDATVLFEIESFDSPLMPDGNAVSYGNTTIEDLTGTANALGTIALNRYEGGQAAKYLENEFDIPTIIGPTPIGIRNTDIFLQNVKKMTGKPIPEPLVRERGIAIDALTDLTHMFFADKKVAIYGNADLVVGLAEFCLDLEMKPMLLLLGDDNTSYPNDPRIKALQENVAFDMEIIMNADLWELENRIKNEGLELDLILGHSKGRFISIDYNIPMVRVGFPTYDRAGLHRHPVVGYTGATWLAEEMANTLFTDMEYKKNKEWVLNVW
- the anfG gene encoding Fe-only nitrogenase subunit delta, whose protein sequence is MEDMMKDRVEQLVDYIMKNCLWQFHSRAWDREKQNEGILTKTMQILCEEPVEKETPTDKVYWVDAVCLADAFKERYSWLTTLDKGEIKLLMQGLKDRMDYLTITGSLNAELTDPHY